CCACCAGACATGTCTTTAGTGATTTCAGAACCGGCCTTGTAGCCCAATTCTTGTGTGTACCAGAGGAAAGCCATCCGGATAGCATTCCAAGCTAAGAAGAAGATAAGTGGCCCAATGATATTTCCAGTCAAAGCAAGAGATGCCCCAAGTGCTCCAAGGATTGGACGAACTGTGAACCAGAAGACAGGGTCTCCGATACCAGCCAGAGGTCCCATCATACCGATTTTAACCCCTTGGATAGCCGCATCGTCAATTGCTGCACCATTTGCTTTTTCTTCTTCGAGCGCAAGTGTAACTCCGATGATTGGAGCTGCAACATATGGGTGAGTGTTGAAGAACTCCAAGTGACGCTCAAGAGCAGCAGCTTGATCTTCTTTTTTAGTATAAAGTTTCTTAATAGCTGGAATCAGTGAATAAGCCCAGCCCAAGTTTTGCATACGTTCGTAGTTCCAAGAACCTTGCAAGAAAGTAGAACGCCACCAAACTTTTTGACGGTCAGCCTTTGAAAGAGTCAATTTTCCTGACTCATCAGGTTTTACAGTATTTAATTCTGTCATGATAGTGTGTCTCCTTTCTTAGTAGTCTTCTAGGATGTCGCCGATTGGATCGTTAGATGAAGCTGTTGCTCCGCCGCCACCATTTCCGCCTTTTTTAGACAAGGCAAGGTAGATGAGGGCAATAGCGACACCGATTGCACCGAGGGCAATCAGAGTGAGTTCGCTGACAGCAGCTAAAGCAAAACCAATAGCGAAGAATGGCCATACTTCACGAGTTGCCATCATGTTGATAACCATTGCATAACCAACGGCTACGACCATACCACCACCGATTTGCATACCTTCTGATAGCCAAGCTGGCATAGCTTCAAGAGCAGATTTAACAGACTCAGCTGGAATCATCAAAAGAAGTGCTGCCGGGATAGCAATACGTGCTCCTTGCATGAAGAGAGCGATAAAGTGAGCGCGTTCAACTCCTTTAATGTCTCCTTTTTTCGCAGCAGCATCTGCACCGTGAACCAAACCGACTGACAAAGTACGGACAATCATAGTCAAGAAGAGACCAGCAACAGCAAGTGGAATAGCAACACCTTGTGCTACAGCGATTCCTTTGCTTGAGAAGTCTCCACCCAGTACCATGATGATGGCAGCGGCAACAGAAGCGAGGGCAGCATCAGGTGCTACAGCAGCTCCGATGTTAGCCCAGCCAAGAGCGATCAGCTGGAGAGAGCCACCCAGCATAACACCGGCAGCCAAATTACCAGTTACCAGTCCAATCAAGGTACAAGCAACCAGCGGTTGGTGGAATTGGAATTGGTCCAAGATACCTTCTAGGCCAGCTAAGAAGGCAACAAAGACTACTAAAACCATAGAAATAATAGACATGTTCTAAATCCTTTCCTAAATTAATAAAAGCAAAACGTTTGATTTTACTGCACGTTGGCTTTCTTAATCAAATCAAACAAATCTTTTTTAGAGTCATTTGGTACTTTACGTACGTCGAATTCAACGCCAAGGTCACGAAGCTTTTCATAAGTGGCAACGTCTTCCTTATCCATTGACAGTACGTTGTTGACCATTGTTTTACCAGTTGAGTGAGCCATAGAACCGACATTAAGGGTCTTGATTGGCACACCGCCTTCAACAGCACGAAGGGCGTCTTGAGGAGTTTCAAACAGAATCAAGGCATGAGTGTTGCCAAAGCGAGGGTCTTTTGAAACAGCAATCAATTTGTCGATTGGGACAACATTGGCTTTGACATTACCTGGTGCAGCTTGCTTAATCAATTCTTTACGAAGTTCATCTTGAGCAACTGAGTCAGAAGCAACGATAAT
This window of the Streptococcus sanguinis genome carries:
- a CDS encoding PTS system mannose/fructose/sorbose family transporter subunit IID, producing the protein MTELNTVKPDESGKLTLSKADRQKVWWRSTFLQGSWNYERMQNLGWAYSLIPAIKKLYTKKEDQAAALERHLEFFNTHPYVAAPIIGVTLALEEEKANGAAIDDAAIQGVKIGMMGPLAGIGDPVFWFTVRPILGALGASLALTGNIIGPLIFFLAWNAIRMAFLWYTQELGYKAGSEITKDMSGGILQDITKGASILGMFILAVLVERWVSIKFVFNVSSVKLDDKAYIHWDKLSSGYKGIQEAFAQVGQGLSQTPEKVTTFQQNLDSLIPGLMGLLLTFACMWLLKKKVSPITIIIALFVVGVLAHVAGLM
- a CDS encoding PTS mannose/fructose/sorbose transporter subunit IIC; this encodes MSIISMVLVVFVAFLAGLEGILDQFQFHQPLVACTLIGLVTGNLAAGVMLGGSLQLIALGWANIGAAVAPDAALASVAAAIIMVLGGDFSSKGIAVAQGVAIPLAVAGLFLTMIVRTLSVGLVHGADAAAKKGDIKGVERAHFIALFMQGARIAIPAALLLMIPAESVKSALEAMPAWLSEGMQIGGGMVVAVGYAMVINMMATREVWPFFAIGFALAAVSELTLIALGAIGVAIALIYLALSKKGGNGGGGATASSNDPIGDILEDY